The Thiothrix subterranea genome has a segment encoding these proteins:
- a CDS encoding DsrE family protein, whose product MKLYLKLLITGEIKMSEAKKKLFIMVTNGPENPELATIPFVMATSAQASDVEVVMGFQGNGSMLMIKGIAEHVAAKGFPTLVDMIGLYAEAGGKMYVCGPCVGARQVKDGELVDGAVIVGGATFVSECLDSTQSLIY is encoded by the coding sequence ATGAAATTGTATTTGAAGCTGTTGATAACAGGAGAAATCAAAATGTCAGAGGCTAAGAAAAAACTGTTCATCATGGTTACGAATGGTCCTGAAAATCCAGAATTGGCAACCATTCCTTTTGTAATGGCAACGTCTGCGCAAGCATCCGATGTAGAGGTGGTGATGGGATTCCAAGGCAACGGTAGCATGTTGATGATTAAAGGGATTGCAGAACATGTGGCAGCAAAAGGTTTTCCAACATTGGTTGATATGATTGGTTTATATGCAGAAGCTGGTGGCAAAATGTATGTGTGTGGGCCGTGCGTTGGGGCGCGTCAGGTCAAAGATGGTGAGTTGGTCGATGGTGCAGTTATCGTTGGTGGTGCAACGTTT
- the egtB gene encoding ergothioneine biosynthesis protein EgtB, with amino-acid sequence MTAALASEYQRIRHTSAAICAPLARDDYQLQSIVETSPPKWHLGHVTWFFETFLLQAFVKNYQPFRAEYNYLFNSYYQTVGSMQPRAERGLMSRPTVEDVYAYRAAIDERMMALLSDADPSQAQAIAARVTLGLHHEQQHQELLYMDIKHNFWRNPLRPIYLPKTLPVREATPLTWETSVGGLLESGFDGDSFAYDNERPQHKVWLDLHRLASRLTTNAEYLAFIEDGGYQRAELWLADGWYHRKQHGWQAPLYWEQRDGQWYEFTLHGFEPLNLAAPVAHTSYYEADAFARWSGKRLPLEAELEHKLRELPITGHFTDSNTFHPQAGTGQHYGSLWEWTASPYTAYPRFKPLEGSMGEYNGKFMCNQWVLRGGACITPADHIRPTYRNFFYPHDRWQFSGIRLAEDV; translated from the coding sequence ATGACTGCTGCCCTAGCTTCAGAATACCAACGCATCCGCCACACCAGCGCGGCGATTTGCGCCCCGCTTGCCCGTGACGATTACCAACTGCAAAGCATTGTCGAAACCAGCCCCCCAAAATGGCATTTGGGGCATGTGACTTGGTTTTTTGAAACCTTTTTGCTGCAAGCGTTTGTGAAAAATTACCAGCCATTTCGCGCCGAATATAACTACCTGTTCAACTCGTATTACCAAACCGTTGGCTCAATGCAACCCCGTGCCGAACGCGGCTTAATGTCACGCCCAACGGTGGAAGACGTCTACGCCTACCGTGCTGCGATTGATGAGCGCATGATGGCATTGCTAAGCGACGCTGACCCCAGCCAAGCGCAAGCCATCGCCGCACGGGTCACGCTCGGCTTGCACCACGAACAGCAACACCAAGAACTACTGTACATGGACATTAAGCACAATTTCTGGCGCAACCCACTCCGCCCGATTTACCTACCCAAAACCTTACCCGTGCGCGAAGCCACCCCGCTAACATGGGAAACCAGCGTAGGGGGTTTGCTGGAAAGCGGTTTCGACGGCGACAGTTTCGCCTACGACAACGAACGCCCGCAACACAAGGTCTGGCTTGACCTCCACCGCCTTGCTTCGCGCTTGACCACCAATGCCGAATACCTCGCCTTCATAGAAGACGGCGGCTACCAACGCGCCGAACTGTGGCTGGCGGATGGCTGGTATCACCGCAAGCAACACGGCTGGCAAGCGCCCTTGTATTGGGAACAGCGTGACGGGCAGTGGTACGAATTCACCCTGCACGGTTTTGAACCGCTCAACCTTGCCGCGCCCGTTGCCCACACCAGCTATTACGAAGCCGATGCCTTCGCCCGCTGGTCAGGCAAACGCTTGCCGCTGGAAGCCGAACTCGAACACAAATTGCGCGAATTGCCAATCACTGGGCATTTCACCGACAGCAATACCTTCCACCCGCAAGCAGGCACGGGGCAACACTACGGCTCGCTGTGGGAATGGACAGCCTCGCCCTATACCGCCTACCCGCGTTTCAAGCCGCTGGAAGGCAGCATGGGCGAATATAACGGTAAATTCATGTGCAACCAGTGGGTATTGCGCGGCGGCGCGTGTATAACCCCAGCCGACCATATTCGCCCGACATACCGAAACTTTTTTTACCCCCACGACCGCTGGCAGTTCAGCGGTATCCGTCTCGCGGAGGACGTATGA
- the egtD gene encoding L-histidine N(alpha)-methyltransferase has product MNAICPKATKVSFHDYQPELDNFRQTVLNGLAHEHKQIPPKFFYDERGSQLFEAILEQPEYYVPHVEKQLYRDYAADMAALIGEDAVLIEPGSGSCEKVQLLLDALRPAAYVPMDISGDFLRQSAATLGAAFPWLHVHAACLDFTRELHLPQNVPTGRRVVFIPGSSLGNFDLPEAQHFLFNIAQLVGKGGGLLIGVDRKKDKAVLETAYNDAAGVTAAFNLNLLVRINNELEGTFDLDQFAHYACYNEAMGRIEMHLTSLQDQSVQVAGRTFHFAQGERIHTENSYKYHPEEFITLATAAGFKCEQHWTDAANLFGIYYCTV; this is encoded by the coding sequence ATGAACGCTATTTGCCCCAAAGCCACCAAGGTCAGCTTCCACGATTACCAGCCGGAGTTGGACAATTTCCGGCAAACCGTGCTGAACGGGTTGGCACACGAACACAAACAGATTCCGCCGAAATTCTTCTACGATGAACGCGGTTCGCAATTGTTTGAAGCGATTTTGGAACAGCCTGAATACTACGTGCCACACGTCGAAAAGCAGTTGTACCGCGATTATGCGGCGGACATGGCGGCGTTAATCGGTGAGGATGCTGTGCTGATCGAACCCGGTAGCGGCAGTTGTGAGAAGGTGCAATTGTTGCTGGATGCGTTGCGCCCGGCGGCGTATGTGCCGATGGATATTTCCGGCGATTTTCTGCGCCAATCGGCAGCAACCTTGGGGGCGGCGTTTCCGTGGTTGCACGTTCATGCGGCGTGTTTGGATTTCACCCGCGAATTGCATTTGCCGCAAAACGTACCCACGGGGCGGCGCGTGGTGTTCATCCCCGGCTCTAGCTTGGGCAATTTCGATTTACCGGAAGCACAGCATTTTCTGTTCAATATCGCGCAATTGGTCGGCAAAGGCGGCGGCTTGTTGATTGGGGTAGACCGTAAGAAAGATAAAGCGGTGCTGGAAACGGCGTATAACGATGCGGCAGGTGTGACGGCGGCGTTTAATCTGAATTTGTTGGTGCGCATTAATAACGAGTTGGAAGGCACGTTCGACCTCGACCAGTTTGCACATTATGCGTGCTACAACGAGGCAATGGGGCGGATTGAGATGCATCTTACCAGCCTGCAAGACCAAAGCGTGCAAGTGGCGGGTAGAACTTTCCACTTTGCGCAAGGCGAACGCATCCACACCGAAAATTCCTACAAATACCACCCTGAGGAATTCATCACGCTGGCAACAGCAGCAGGCTTCAAATGTGAGCAACATTGGACAGATGCTGCTAATCTCTTCGGCATCTACTACTGCACCGTGTGA
- a CDS encoding aminotransferase class V-fold PLP-dependent enzyme encodes MSNIGQMLLISSASTTAPCEPAMPTPESRFPALQNCLYLNHAAVAPWPQVTADAVQAFAAENARQGTLNYPHWLTVEQALREQARALLNAPAAGDIALVKNTSEGLSFVAYGLDWHAGDNVVGIRQEFPSNRYVWQSLANQGVEFRQLDLREYPDDPETALLALCDARTRLISISAVQYTNGLRMDLAKIGAFCRAKGILFCVDAIQQLGAIPFDVQQVQADFVVADGHKWMLGAEGLALFYVRREVLESLRLTQYGWHMAEGLTDYTMEDYQPALDARRFECGSPNMLGIHALQASLGVLLEIGMDAVWEQLSTRVQYLLDGLQALPDMEVLSDLRAERRSGIVTFRSRRETNEALFQRLQTQGIFCATRGGGIRLSPHFYTPFAQLQQVLDVLKTSP; translated from the coding sequence GTGAGCAACATTGGACAGATGCTGCTAATCTCTTCGGCATCTACTACTGCACCGTGTGAACCCGCCATGCCGACACCTGAAAGCCGCTTCCCTGCCCTGCAAAACTGTTTGTATTTGAATCACGCAGCGGTTGCCCCCTGGCCGCAAGTCACCGCCGATGCTGTGCAAGCGTTTGCGGCAGAAAATGCACGCCAAGGCACGCTCAATTACCCGCACTGGCTGACGGTGGAACAAGCCTTGCGCGAACAAGCGCGTGCATTGCTGAATGCCCCCGCCGCAGGCGATATTGCGCTGGTAAAAAATACCTCGGAAGGCTTGTCATTTGTCGCCTACGGGCTGGACTGGCACGCGGGCGATAATGTGGTAGGGATTCGTCAGGAATTTCCTTCCAACCGCTACGTGTGGCAATCGCTGGCAAACCAAGGTGTGGAATTCCGCCAATTGGATTTGCGCGAATACCCCGATGATCCCGAAACGGCATTGCTGGCATTGTGCGATGCACGTACCCGTTTGATCAGCATTAGTGCGGTGCAATACACCAACGGCTTGCGCATGGATTTAGCCAAAATCGGGGCATTTTGCCGCGCCAAGGGCATTCTGTTTTGCGTGGATGCCATTCAGCAACTCGGCGCAATCCCGTTTGATGTGCAGCAAGTGCAAGCCGATTTTGTAGTGGCGGATGGACATAAGTGGATGCTGGGCGCGGAAGGCTTGGCACTGTTTTACGTGCGCCGTGAGGTATTGGAGTCTTTGCGCTTAACCCAATACGGCTGGCACATGGCGGAAGGTTTAACCGATTACACGATGGAAGACTACCAGCCAGCGTTGGATGCGCGGCGGTTTGAATGCGGTAGCCCAAATATGTTGGGGATTCATGCGCTACAGGCCAGCCTTGGGGTATTGCTGGAAATTGGCATGGATGCGGTGTGGGAACAGCTTAGTACGCGGGTGCAATATTTGCTGGATGGTTTGCAAGCCTTGCCAGATATGGAAGTCCTCAGTGATTTGCGGGCGGAACGGCGTTCCGGCATTGTGACGTTCCGCTCCCGCCGCGAGACCAATGAAGCGCTGTTCCAACGTTTACAAACACAGGGGATTTTCTGTGCCACACGCGGCGGTGGAATTCGACTTTCGCCGCATTTCTACACACCGTTCGCGCAATTACAACAGGTGTTAGACGTGCTCAAAACAAGCCCTTGA